Proteins encoded together in one Campylobacter peloridis LMG 23910 window:
- a CDS encoding DUF305 domain-containing protein has protein sequence MKIKTMISSLVLASSLFAMNSHHNHHSSNAQSISAQIMASMHDPMMKNPLVQSNDIERDFLANMIPHHQGAIDSSKILLEHTKSEEMKKIAQNIIKAQEKEIQEFQEILDKNLYKKTELSEEDYKKFVQEEKELMQKMMILMSAVKESKNINKDFLEAMIAHHQGAVDASKQILFYSKDETIREIAKKIILDQEKEIQEFTNLLKYM, from the coding sequence ATGAAAATAAAAACTATGATTTCTAGTTTAGTTTTGGCAAGTTCATTATTTGCTATGAATTCTCATCATAATCACCATAGTAGCAATGCTCAAAGTATTTCTGCTCAAATTATGGCTAGTATGCATGATCCTATGATGAAAAATCCTTTAGTTCAAAGCAATGATATAGAAAGAGATTTTTTAGCTAATATGATTCCACATCATCAAGGTGCTATTGATTCATCTAAGATTTTACTAGAACATACAAAAAGTGAAGAGATGAAAAAAATAGCTCAAAATATCATTAAAGCTCAAGAAAAAGAAATTCAAGAATTTCAAGAAATTTTAGATAAAAATCTTTATAAAAAAACCGAACTTAGCGAAGAAGATTATAAAAAATTCGTTCAAGAAGAAAAAGAATTGATGCAAAAAATGATGATTTTAATGAGTGCAGTTAAAGAAAGTAAAAACATCAATAAAGACTTTTTAGAAGCTATGATAGCACATCATCAAGGTGCAGTAGATGCGTCAAAACAAATTTTATTTTACTCTAAAGATGAAACTATAAGAGAAATTGCTAAAAAAATCATTTTAGATCAAGAAAAAGAAATTCAAGAATTTACGAATTTGTTAAAGTATATGTAG
- a CDS encoding replication-associated recombination protein A — MNNLSLKFRPKTLDEVLGQENLVEIFKKFIQISKLPHSVFFGPAGCGKTSFARAIANDFKLDFYELDGGNFKLEELRKILSNYENSLYKPLIFIDEVHRLSKTQQEMLLIPLENQKCLFIGASTENPYFTLTSGIRSRSMLFEFKGLEYKDLEKLATKVQEKLQCKIDDDAKDFLITSSANDARSFLNLCEFALALNSTHITLETLKKLRANVLSDGTSSKDTHYKLASSLIKSLRGSDVDASLYYLARLIDGGESADFIARRLVIFASEDISNANPQALNLATSTLIAVKNIGYPEARIILAQCVVFLASSPKSNSSYLAINEALNYVQNNPALQILPYLDNNNPQRKNYLYPHDFGGWVKQRYLEKDLKFYHSKGIGFEAQLDLWLNDMKKSKT, encoded by the coding sequence ATGAACAATCTAAGTTTAAAATTTCGTCCTAAAACTTTAGATGAGGTTTTAGGACAAGAAAATTTAGTAGAAATTTTTAAAAAATTCATACAAATTTCAAAGCTCCCTCATAGTGTATTTTTTGGCCCAGCAGGCTGCGGGAAGACTTCTTTTGCAAGGGCTATAGCAAATGATTTTAAATTAGATTTTTATGAATTAGATGGGGGAAATTTTAAACTTGAAGAGCTTAGAAAAATACTAAGTAATTACGAAAATTCTTTATATAAACCTTTGATATTTATCGATGAGGTGCACAGGCTTTCAAAAACTCAACAAGAAATGCTTTTAATCCCTTTAGAAAATCAAAAATGCCTTTTCATAGGTGCAAGCACTGAAAACCCTTACTTTACTTTAACTTCAGGCATAAGAAGCAGAAGTATGCTTTTTGAATTTAAAGGTTTAGAATATAAAGACTTAGAAAAACTTGCTACAAAGGTGCAAGAAAAACTCCAGTGTAAAATCGATGATGATGCTAAAGACTTTTTAATCACTTCTAGTGCAAATGATGCAAGAAGCTTTTTAAATTTATGTGAGTTTGCTTTGGCTTTAAATAGCACTCATATCACTCTTGAAACTTTAAAAAAACTAAGAGCAAATGTTTTAAGCGATGGCACTTCAAGCAAAGACACACACTATAAACTAGCAAGTTCTTTGATAAAGAGCTTAAGAGGAAGTGATGTAGATGCGAGTTTGTATTATCTTGCGAGGTTAATCGATGGGGGCGAAAGTGCTGATTTTATCGCTAGAAGGCTAGTGATATTTGCAAGTGAAGATATATCAAATGCAAATCCTCAAGCACTTAATCTAGCCACAAGCACACTCATAGCAGTAAAAAACATAGGCTATCCTGAAGCTAGAATCATCTTGGCTCAATGTGTGGTATTTTTAGCAAGTTCGCCCAAGTCAAATTCAAGCTATCTTGCTATAAATGAAGCGCTAAATTATGTGCAAAATAATCCTGCTTTGCAAATACTTCCTTATCTTGATAATAACAACCCACAAAGAAAAAACTACCTTTATCCGCATGATTTTGGAGGCTGGGTTAAGCAAAGATACCTAGAAAAAGACTTGAAATTTTATCATAGCAAAGGCATAGGCTTTGAAGCACAGCTAGACTTATGGTTAAATGATATGAAAAAATCTAAAACATAA